One window from the genome of Desulforamulus ruminis DSM 2154 encodes:
- the modA gene encoding molybdate ABC transporter substrate-binding protein, which translates to MKRKIVVWLAVMMLTLLVITGCGGQKENNDANSNAQVEPVDLTISAAASLKDAAEELKGIYAKQHTEVAITYNFGASGTLQKQIEEGAPADLFISAGKSQMDALAEKGLIVEGSRKDLLGNDLVLVAGKDSQIASFEDLAKPEVGKIGIGTPESVPAGKYAQEALTNLQLWDKLQPKLVLAKDVRQVLTYVESGNADAGLVYRSDALISQEVKVVAAAPEDSHKPIVYPMAILKDTKQQKAVEDFAAFLSSDEAAQVFEKYGFKPIK; encoded by the coding sequence ATGAAAAGAAAAATAGTGGTATGGCTGGCGGTGATGATGTTAACCCTTTTGGTTATCACCGGCTGCGGTGGACAGAAAGAAAATAACGATGCAAATTCAAATGCGCAAGTGGAACCTGTTGATCTGACCATATCGGCAGCCGCCAGCCTAAAGGATGCTGCGGAAGAATTAAAGGGTATTTATGCGAAACAACATACGGAGGTAGCTATTACTTATAATTTTGGCGCATCGGGCACCTTGCAAAAACAAATTGAAGAAGGGGCTCCGGCCGACCTGTTTATTTCTGCCGGCAAAAGCCAAATGGATGCGCTGGCCGAAAAAGGCTTGATTGTGGAGGGTTCCCGTAAGGACCTGCTGGGCAACGATTTGGTATTGGTAGCCGGAAAAGACAGCCAGATTGCCAGCTTTGAGGATCTGGCCAAACCGGAAGTAGGTAAGATCGGCATTGGCACCCCTGAGTCTGTTCCCGCAGGGAAATACGCTCAGGAAGCTTTGACCAACCTGCAGCTTTGGGATAAACTTCAGCCTAAGCTGGTATTGGCCAAGGATGTGCGTCAGGTGTTGACTTATGTGGAAAGCGGTAATGCGGATGCCGGTCTGGTTTATCGTTCCGATGCGCTGATCAGCCAGGAGGTTAAAGTGGTTGCTGCCGCCCCGGAAGACTCCCATAAACCCATTGTGTATCCCATGGCCATTCTTAAAGACACCAAACAGCAAAAAGCTGTAGAGGATTTTGCAGCTTTCCTGTCCAGCGATGAGGCAGCCCAGGTATTTGAAAAATATGGTTTTAAACCAATAAAGTAA